Within the Gigantopelta aegis isolate Gae_Host chromosome 8, Gae_host_genome, whole genome shotgun sequence genome, the region CTTTCTCATCTATCATCCTCTACATTTCATTCTCATAACATATGGAGaacaaacaacccaaaaacgTCGATTTTCTTCAACGATCCTCCTCGATGGACCCGTCGAGTTTTTGTCATAATCAATGCTCCAtaactagtacatcaaaggttgtggtacgtGCCGTCCTGTACAAGATaagattttgtttaacgataataataatacgtgGTACTGCCTTTGATACATCCGTTGTAAATCGCAAACTTAAAGCTGGAAATAACATATTCGAGATGGAGATCCAGAGAGACTGATGATGAATTCCACTGTTACACTGTTACactgggagagagagagagagagagagagagagagaataaaacCGGCataatcacaataaaacaaaatgtcactCATGTTTATAGATATTTTAATGCTTATAGCATGATAcacaaatacaattattattttgcaGTGCAGAGTTGGAgaagaaagaagtttgtttcctcgactttaagaataataaatgacCTGCCTACACCCTTGTCCATGATTCGAGCAATGGCGTGCCTGAAAATAAAACCGAGATGGGCCAGCATACACTGCCACACATACATTGGGGATAAGGGTAAATATCTCAGGGTATCTAAAACGCATAAAAAGAGACTCAGTCTTTTACAGCTTTTTGATTCTCTTAACCAGGCTGACATTTTTCACCGAGCTCCCATAATTTTAAATGTAGATTCACATTTGATTTGAAGTTTCGGTAACAGAAACCTTCCTGGACGTTTATAAATCCTGCTCCACATAAAACACAGACTGTGAAGTTAATGACCCATGCTATTCGCTTTCAAACTGTGTACAACACAACTATTTCTGTTTTCATAGCCCTACATTATGTATTGAATTGCTATAATGCAATATGCAAAGTAGTCAACATTCGAGTTAAAGACCTTCAAAggaaacaaatgtttgtttaatgacatctcaggTAATTTTGAACTTTggctacttggtgtctaacatggttattcaGATTTTTTATAATCCCCCCAAACCAAAAATGTGGTCCTTGATGAGATCatacaccaaaaaaaacaacaaaaaaacccaacaacaatacCTCCTCCTAGACAGGGAAGgccatacatgtactataaatcAATGGGACACTGGACTggaaaagagggggggggggggggtaatctgAAACCATACACAGCCACAGTAGCTTGAATTTCAAATACCTGGAGTCTTGCATGGAATcagggagggttgacaggtctgatcaCAGGTGACCAATTCTAAAACCCATCATTCTTCTGGCAAGTGCTCTTCCATCAACTTGCATCCCACCCCATATGTAATATCTTAAATCTAACATGgattaaattaatgtataaaacaAGACTATTTTGCAGGAATCTGGTGTTCAACgtatgcatttttatttacaaacatagcAAACGAACAAAGACAACCAATTGACAAGTTCACAAACAGGTAAAAGAAAGTCTCTAAACACACGCCAACATGGCTATCTTCCTTGCTGCTTGGATAAAACCAGCTCTCGCAAATTGTTCTCACTCTCTCGTAAGCTCTTCTCTAGATAAACTTTTGTTgtctggaaaaaaacaacaaacaaaagaaattaatgCAATGAATGATACCTAATTATAATGAAAAACATTAGTTACATAAATTGTAATAGTAACGGCTATTCTCTGTATAATACAGatttaaaacacttttaaaaatctCCTATTACATTACAAGTGAAACCTGGAGATAAGCTAGCCACTGTGAACAATTATCCAGTATAACTATAAGTTTGTCACTATATAAATTTCAATGTATCAAACACCAGTGGTTTGATTAAAAATGCatcagttttgttttgaatCAGTTTGATATCTACATGTAGCATCCTTTCTTAAAACCATACTAACTGCACAGTCTTGACTGTTTAAATTACCACATATTTGTAACTGAAGGTTTTGGGTGAATCAATTAAAACAAGAAAGTGGCTGGAAAAATGTCAAAAAGATTTGTATACACTTCTATGTACATATATCATTAGTTATGTTGCCTTGTAAAGTCATACTGACTACAATCTTAGTGTATGCATAAATAACACAAGTGTTTCAGCAGTTCCAACAATTAACTCTAATAACTGACATTAAAGGAATGCTCAcacaaggcttttggactggtatgcatatttaacaatatataatcagggttcatacacttaaaaccttttcattttccaggacttttaagcaccattttggttcattttccagggctattttacatttttccaGGAGTCTGAATATATTACCTGGAAAAGATTTTTTAACAGCACCCCAGTAAACTGTTTATTCAGTGGTTGTTATGTCTCAAACATAAGCTACACCTAATCTAGATATATCACATGGATgctaaaattgtaaaaatacattaaaaaaaaagtattgtagTGTGCAGATTTTTTTTGACTGTGTGTATGCGGGTGTGCATGTATCTGTGTTTCAATGCTGGATCTTACAGTAAAACACTCCATAACCATAATGCATATCTAACCACATTGTGGAAATGTTTTTGAGggtttcaattatttttggtcaaaattagtttatttttggtcatgattcagaattatataactttatataGATGGGACTTTTTGATTGCACCAAAGTCAAGGCGAAAGGCCTAAAATTGTGCTCAAAATATATATGCCCAAAACAAGCAGGCCCAAATTGAgtataaacaatgttatatgctaacctcaaaaatatttttacctcAATACCACTAAAATATTAAGCTTAATTTGACTGATATAAATTGAAATGGATTTCAGCAACATCTTTACCAGCTGTTAACATTACTATACTAATAAGATCTAAGACTAAGagtgctcagaacagacaacAAAACCCCCAGCTGTGCACAAATTAATGAGATCTAAAGTAAAAGCCTGATAGAATAATAATCCatcaaagtatttttaaaaaaagagaaaagacttGTAATTCActtacaaataaacaatcaataaatgaacaatgtactggggtgtcattatataaaaataaataaataaaattttatgtttaatttatattatccagattttttaaataaaaaaatcactcTTCTACCCAAAACTATCAAGAAAAAGAGGCAGTAATGTTTAAATACCGGTATTATCCAGAtctattatttccaaaaaaacagaagaagtaataaataaattttaaaaaataaaaaattgtaagtCACAAAATGtctaacattaattaatacatttacagtATTATGTTTATAGGTCAGTGCTTAtagagtacatgtatatactttaaatcattatttatttgtgtttgttaaaaagtacccaatgacaaaattatataaatcatataaacatgttttattttcattaaactCATTAGTGACATCGTGTTTCAAATACGAAATTTACCAAAATTATACCCGTTTCTGTGAGTAACTAAATGTCAACCATATTATTCATTGATAGCACAAAAATAATCTCTTGAAGTGGACTCTTTGTTACCACCAATTTATATCACAGACAATCAAAACTAACCCATAAATGGATACCGTTTTGCTGTGTATTGGGTCGTCTAAGACTTCAGTGGAGATCAAAAGAATATGTGTGAACTACAAGTTCTCAACTTTTGCATGAGTCTCGCTGCACAGAAGCATAGCAGACATAAGCCTTAggagtatttgttttgttggaagGCACAGGTTACAGCTATCTACTAAATTATTTATCTCTGACAGTAGTTTCGAACTCACAAACAAGACTGCTTACagttacataatttatttaacCAATCACAAGTTGTGTTCATTTATGTCCACGGCTTCTTActgtgtatacattttaacagTTGACCAATGGCAGTCGACCTCTTATAATTACTGTTGCATGAGGGATATAGTTTGGAACCAGACGTCAAACgcgattatttataaatatattttcaaataattattattaaatgaaaaaaagatatatataaaattgtaaaattcCATCAAACtatattactgtaaatcattctGTAAACTCTTGATCAAGCAGACTTTCCCATCTATAATCACAGAGCTAGCCAATtgcgtagtcccaaagaaaagaatatcatcacttgggtattgtgagtggtcgttttgCTCCAATGTagcctaccaataggcctaatagtatgcattttttctttggattttttttaagagagaaaaatactataaccccatttagttctattaatgcaaactgaaatatatttagttaaataatttattatattatcaagtcatttatgttgttttataagtcagattgatgaaagtgaagcgccttgtcgtaaatgactgcgtttgtttacactgtgcatgcAGGAGTTGATGTCATTTCGCCTCAAGCTAGAATTCCGATgcaacgaaaacaaaagaaaatggctgcctccagttagcaggaataatcacgggtttttttaactctaaaattacgagttttacatttcttaaagtgtcagtatgtgtttgtgttctgggtatgcatctttccaactcAAAAGGTTCAGGTTTGAGTTTACTATCCTATCccttaaatgaaatgttttttcaaaaataGCTTGTAATAGTGAAGTAGTCTATTAATACATGAGAAAGCGACATCATTTGTATAATACACAGAAAAGATCAAAGGAAAATAACAGGTTTTTGACTTTTATAagtcattttcaaacaaaaaatagttaaacactttaaaacattttcgaCATGATTAAGTGTGAAATGACACAATCAGCAAATATACTGAGAAACATGTATTTTCCCTAACATGCGCAAAAAACTTGGGTTATCTAAAGTAGGCCTACTCGTGCGGAAACAGGTACATGTGTGTATTCATTGTATCAATAAAATCATAGGTGAAATATGATCATTGAAAGTGGGCCATACtgttatatgaaaaaaaaaaaaccctgaaataaCATGGTCTGTAATACATACCTCAATTGACTTGATTTTTTCATCCGATGCTTTGATCTTTTTGTCTAGGTTTGTCTTAATTTCTGCATTAGGTTGCAAGAGAAACCTAAGAAGGAAACACAAGTGTACagaataaaacacaaatatttaaatattaaataatttaacacagTCTTTGGAGGaaatcagctacatttttccattagtagcaagggatcttttatatgcactttcccataaacatgacagcacataccacaacctttgatttaccagtcgtggaagACTGGTTGGGATAGGatgaaatgattccatcacagaaattttatcctgcaacctaAACGAGTGCTCTACTTACTTGCCTTTTACATATAGTTTAAGATATTATCTGGGTGATTTAATCTACTCACAAGTTCAAATATATCTGAGCAAATAGAACTAtccaaaaattattaatgtaaaacaatatactaaatacatttgtcACTTCATTTGAGTTTAACccaattatataaaattttgttcGGAAGTTGAATGAAAACtttcattattacatgtacatgtatgtattaataaacTTACCAAAAAATTAGATATTACAATACTTACATCAGGATAACCCGAAATGGatttaatatatgaatatatgcattttctaaacaaaacaatattactaTGTTGTCATTTTAATAAACTACAGGGCtatattggtaaaaaaaaaacccaaaacctcctgattttattaataaatgtaacccctgtgagaaaacaaaaaataaacatcacATCATACATTCTGCCAACTCCCTCGAAGACTCTAACATCATCTGGTAGTTGTGAGATTTCCGATATGACCAGCTTGGAATGTGCCATTTGTCGCTTCAGCGTTTCAACCTGGGCATCAGAAATCTTCAGTTGTTGCGTGGTTGtcaccattttgttttgaagACCTTGAAAAGCCTGTAAAAATAatggtttagaaataaatagattcatgaacatgaaatatattacatgtagacCTAGAAACTGGGAATAATGAACACAAGTCTATGAATgatgcagggctcaccctgtccactgccaaattagccaaatgctaatttttatacaaactgGCTACAGGCTACATTTAGTCTTTTGctgataaaacatttcttaaattgaccacattttaataattttagggAAATAGTTACCATATCttaaaattggctaaaccaaaatattTTCCACTATGAACCCTGAAGATGGATTCTGAGGGTGTAACCAAGTGGCAACtacttgtaaatatataatattattatgttaagtTCTTATGAagccattatttttatttaaagctAATAACAGCCATTATTCATCTTTTTTATCTATCACCCTCTACctaccattctcattatcttaatataaaaaaaattccaattactcattttgtttttcatctgaAGAGAGATGGGGTTAAATAGATGGTGGTGAGGGTGATATTAGTAGAAACTGTCACATTAGTCTACTAATGAACACACTGGTTACATTACATCACTTTCACACTTAATAAATGCCATATCAATGCAATCAataactgttatatatatatatatatatatatatacgaatgGCAGGACTTAAATTAACAATGACACCAACGGCAATTGCTGTCACTGCAatatgaattgccataggtcagagattttgctttttatatttgttgcaaaGGTTACCgatttaaaattgcagttggCAGGTTCAACATTGCTGTTAGCAGGTTCAACATTGCTGTTAGTGAGTATTCCGCCTATAGcaaaaacaattcaaaattGCCGTCAATATCAAATCCTTAAGTTTGGGCCCTGCTACTGGGTTTCAATGTGTATAATTAGTAACATGAGATGAGTTTACAACTTTGAAATGATCAACCTAGAGGTCTGTTGCGACAGATTTAgaaaaatgttttgtgaatttttaaaacagtatATGGACCATTTGGTGGTTGATAATTTACAAAGTGTTACATAGCAGAAGGCTACTATCTAGCCTTGGCCCAACATACATCAACAGGATAGAGCTACTATTAGTactaaagtacattgatttattattcattagctattggatgtcaaacatttggcaatttttttatataattatactcttagaaagaaaacctgtTCCCCTATTACTAATTTGCCAGAGTAGTTTCGACTAGGGTCTATTCTAGCCCAAATACTCTGGCCTTcaagagctagatggacatctGTACCATTATGATCACTCTCTCAGTCAGAGGTTACTCTATAGCGAAAATGTGGAATGGCCGACTACCACACGGTACAGATTCCTCAAGATTCCTGCTCTAAAGCAACAAAAATTCAAAGTTTGATGCTAAATACtgttacattgataattttcgagtttgtcaataacaaatattttgcttattcaccactaatacacacactaccatactacaggaagaaacccgacagtcCCCATTCAATAAAGTTCCAGTTAAATATGCAggtgctgacgggtttcttcagCAAACtcaaaaatgatcaatgtatgattttgttaaccctaaccctaaacttaacccattttatttcacggggaggccccccataccccgttgacagtggttgcattcaattccaaaatgccatacccaaaaatttctttctggcagaatcATTGTCGGGCTAGGTCTATTCGTACCGTTGACAGTCGTTTTGCTCCCTTCATTTCGAATTGACTCTGTACGAATGAAATTTTGGGCAAACCAACCCTGGGTGAATAGGACTAAGGGTTCAAAATGGTTTCGTGAAGAAACGACCTGGAATCTGCTATGCTCCCGTTTATGTAAGCTACAAAGTGACAGTTTGTATCTGTTACACACTTTCAATTCACATAAGACACcaaataaaacagactttgatatatcagtcgaaGTATACTACCTAAATACCAATACAGCTGATTTATCGCGATGGAtcataagggaccaaaaccttaccagctctgtacaggacgttcctacacagcacGGTCTATAGTATACACTGCAGTGAACGGTTACCAGTCGTTACCAGTTGACGTTTGTCTAAACGTGTTCTGAGATATAAGGGGGGaaagtcagtaataataaagaaaatatatgtatattgtggataatatatcgtgtgtgtgcgcgagtattaaaatatatatatagtgacgacggctctgtacaggacgttcctacacagagcggtctagtattttatatacttcgatatggtggaaaacacattaacagtaaagggaataaatatatattttgtatataaagaaaatatatgtatattttggataatactccaaaaaaaagaagaatatatatataacgtgtgcgtgtgtgagtattaaaaatatataggcCCCTATAtaatgacggctctgtacaggacgatcctacacagcacggttctgcacaggacggtctatagtataTGCTGCAGTGAATGGTTACCAGTTGTTGTTTGTCTAAacgtgtactgagatatgaggggggaagtcaataataataaagaaaatatatgtatattgtggataataatcaataaaatatatatgtgcatatgtataacgtgtgcgtgtgggagtattaaaaaaaaaaaaaatatatatatatatatatatatataacacgtgtgcgtgtgtgagtattaaaatatatatatattgacaacggccctgtacaggacgttcctacacagggcggtctagtattttatatacttagatatggtggtaaacacattaacagtaaaggtaataaatatatattttgtatagtaCTCAATGCGTTTGTGTCGACAatgtataaaaacgtgtgcatgggtacactttgccacataaaaactcaactttgcaccccccaattttttttggtacttttcccaattagataaacactaagaaaaatgcaacaaaacacattctgatatttaaaatattactttactgttaaaacaaactgatagGTAATTTCAAGTCACTCAGAAACCCGCAAACACTCTccgtaatttaaaaaagtaCTTTCTGGTTCCTTTCTTGTTGAAATGAACGCCATCTTTGTGGATTCGGCCGGGTATTGAATGTTAAGACCAATCAAACATTTTCCAAACTTCTTCGTCTTCCTGAGGTGTCTGTTGGTGGAATTTCTCTGCTTACAATACGCTCTTGAGGTAAGCCCAGGAGATTTTTCAAAGTTTCCTCGTCTGCTAATCTCCGAGACGTTTGAACGATTGTTCTACTGCACACAGTTTATCGAATATATCTTTTGATGAACTGCTCCCAGAAATGTCATTTTCCCCTAACTGTACAATAACAACATCAGGCTGAAATTGCTCAACATTCTCCATCATTCCATTAGGGATGTTATTTGTTCTTAGTCCTCCATGCCCAAAGAAACGGAACTCGCTTGCGATCCTCAGATCTCCCGAACAAAACTGCTCCAGTCTTCTTATGTAGCTGCTTCCAAACAAAGCACTTTTTGCCATTTCtaagtatatattatcaatCTCAAAACGTGTTCTATATATAAAAGGTTTAAAAGGTAGTGTCAAGCCAAGTCTTTATTACTCTTTTATGTATTTCAGTTTCATTATTTTGTGTTGTCACGTCACATGCTTCgtgtgtatatactagtatgtatatagatacagatataATATATAGGTATAAAGGTATCTGTTATGGATAAGAAAAGTATAACCATATAAAGATATAACGGTATCGGTTATGGATAAGAAAAGTATAACCAtatagccataattaaaatgtgttgagtgtgtcattaattCCTGCATATTCGATATGTATTGCGTTTGATGTATATTGTTTCTGTATAGAATTATGTAcgtaaataaattgatattaaCTTCCATGGTTGTTCAGTTttcttaatttaattaatgGTGATCATCAATAAAGTAGCCCAAGTGCTCCCAGAGGGGTGGGTGGTTGAAGGTCATTATACACCAGGGGCATAGCGTGATCtgaacctggggggggggggggggggggggggggttcgaatatgaaccaagtggacctttttctattttgtttttgtaccaccagaaactccatatacatgtataaacctgtatgttttagttctgaaagcggactaTTTGCTTCagctgggggtgggggcggtgtCATCCAAATGCCCCaaacccccctagcctacgcccctgtacACAGTGTGAGTACCAGAATTGGGGTAGGTAACTGAAATCATTACACAAAAGCAGTTTTAACTGGAGGGTGGGGGCTGCTACTGGTCCATGTATGTTGCAGAACTTACtcactctctcttctctctccctcatATATATCCAATACACCCAACATTGATTGTACACAGTAGTTTACACAGATATCAATCCTCTATTagtaatagtgaattaaatttgatctAAAAAAATGACGTGTCTTTATACGGTAGACAAACGTTTATATTGTCTAAAGTTAGCAATGTTCGTTAGCTCATtgaaatgtatgtatgataatatTGATTTATCTGTAGGTCTATAGTGAGGCAGAGTAtgacatattttgaaaagtcactagccacagggctagtgggtttgtgaaaaccactagcccaccaagataaagcacaagcccaaattcctgatcaattataactggatttttatataattttgtaacattacacatttacgagtataaaagtaaaataaaacaaacacttaaatcatgtttaactttcaggtttttgttgtgttgtatgtttgtttttttgtaaagtgtgatccatcgtcattgttcCGTTTTTGCTTTTGCCCTcccccggggaaaaataattgagcagaCTCATGGTCGATATCTaaaaccactatcaaaataattaaatttaaatgagggtacgacagtgtgacacacggtaatatatggttcagtgtattcagTAGTGGGTTGTACATTTAGGGCCCTACTGTTTATGTCACCAGGAATGGTGacatcaattgctcaaatacagggcattatcccgtgttagaccgatatcaaaagaatatgacggcgacatctaatccgttgttaattaatgaacaataaaggtatcttgtatcggcagctgtgacgcatTATCCAGACCGTTACACATTAATAGGCCAAGCAGAGTCATTGCAGGTGtagttaccattaaagtaatgCGAAGTTGTCCATTAAAGttgtcagcgaagtgttaaattagaaaacaataggtaaataaaacaaacactgaaattcaaagcatgactggggtttacttgattgagattaacctgtcgtcgcgattggtgatttccaagttcttagcctaaaacatatacatgtgcgagattaactaccacgtgacgtgtccaaccaatcaaaacatgcatgtcattagacttatttcctgtgccaaaaccttgaaagggaaaagtaaacaatgcatgctgtaactgtggcgatgtagagatagcatgttactgcagtttgcagacctattcaagtggattattatgaTATACtgataatattgatattattcgatAACAAACGTcacaattaaatttattaaactaAATTTCTGCCGagaggaaaaaaccc harbors:
- the LOC121380261 gene encoding prefoldin subunit 1-like isoform X1, yielding MSSNSSMPVDLELKKAFQGLQNKMVTTTQQLKISDAQVETLKRQMAHSKLVISEISQLPDDVRVFEGVGRMFLLQPNAEIKTNLDKKIKASDEKIKSIETTKVYLEKSLRESENNLRELVLSKQQGR
- the LOC121380261 gene encoding prefoldin subunit 1-like isoform X2; this encodes MVTTTQQLKISDAQVETLKRQMAHSKLVISEISQLPDDVRVFEGVGRMFLLQPNAEIKTNLDKKIKASDEKIKSIETTKVYLEKSLRESENNLRELVLSKQQGR